A portion of the Malania oleifera isolate guangnan ecotype guangnan chromosome 3, ASM2987363v1, whole genome shotgun sequence genome contains these proteins:
- the LOC131152125 gene encoding uncharacterized protein LOC131152125 — MASSGARVSFRILLAVIVVLVLFYVGRPLYWKISATVHEIREKRQTVKEGLSQIVLEAQKSVGWFHDESDAGFRHNRSEQKALVATTRRLLRQVL; from the exons ATGGCGTCTTCAGGAGCTAGGGTTTCCTTCCGCATATTGCTGGCCGTCATCGTCGTCCTCGTCCTCTTCTACGTCGGCCGTCCTCTTTACTGGAAAATCTCCGCCACTGTCCACGAGATCCGAGAGAAGAGACAAACCGTCAAagaag gACTCTCGCAGATCGTTCTCGAGGCTCAGAAATCTGTCGGTTGGTTCCACGACGAGTCCGACGCCGGATTCCGCCACAATCGGAGTGAGCAAAAGGCTTTGGTGGCGACAACTCGGAGGCTTCTTCGTCAGGTTTTGTGA